A segment of the Nilaparvata lugens isolate BPH chromosome X, ASM1435652v1, whole genome shotgun sequence genome:
tgaatttatctcttaccaaatttgaaattatgtttcccaataatttatactttaggcgctcatatctcaaaaagtaatggtCAGAAAAAAATGTCCTTAGTAAACTTTTTCACTTTGTTAGCTTGGTAGAATTTAAATtgtgaaactttgaaaaatatcaccagtaataAGTTTTTTTAGCCTGTTGCAGAGCCttaaagttggaaaaaattCCAAGATTCAAagatagtccagtcactatattcAAATTCTTAATTTGCGTATAAATAGCAAGaaatttaaaaacataaaaGGTCGAAAGGTCATTAAGGTATTAACATAAAAAAATTCAGAAAAAGTCAGCCATTCTAACTATGATTCaattggttctagacttctCATATGTATTTAAACAtatataaaaaatcagaactgcaATAATAACTTGTATGTGCTACtttttaaaaacataatataaaaatataaagtactcttctattaaaaacatttcaaaaaaatagtttcgCATTTAAAAGATCTTGAAAATGGCAAAAGGCCGAAACTACTTGTTTAAAAGTTCTTTAAATGATCTTGAAAATGGCCGAAACtaattgttttaaatgttttaaaaaagggtacttcatgtttCTACAACAATATATTGACACTAATGTTCAAAGTGGCACTAATAGCGGAGCATCTTTTACATGTATTTACAAGACAAAGTATTTAATGTAATTTCATGTATTTCAAATCCGTGATGGAAACCCTCACACCTTTTGCGTATTGTTCACACTGCACGCAGCCCAGTACATGCCGTCCGGATAGACGGTGGTTACACATGGTGTGATGTTTTGGGACAGCTTCAGTGTAATTCAGCTTCATGGCGTAATTTTCTGGAATTGCTTGAAGGCTCGTTTCTCTGTAAACAAAACCAAAAAATTGTTACAAAGTTTTTATAAAGAACGGCAATTGTGGAAAGAAATACATTGATAAATCAAGCACACATAGATAAAATCACCAGAGAATCTAAACATTAAATTGAGCTTGGCTTTTCGAATTACGATTAAAAATATTACTTGTAATGGAAATTGTTACGGCGAAAATACTGGTGAATTCGTCAGTAATGATACATTTGTAGTGAGTGGGTAGGTCACCAAGGGATTTTTGGTAGGAGGCGGTGGCTCTTAAAAATTAGTTAGAAACCACTGATTCCTAATTTTTAGTATTATCATTGTAACAAAATAATAGTTAGacttcaaaatattattgagttAAAGCTTGGTAAGAAAGATAAGACAAGAAAATCAGAGTCGGTATTTTTCTGTATTTGCTAAATTTCATGTGATTGGGTAAacagggtgtttacgaactGCCTACCCTAGGGTCTAGggtctagggcattgttcctggctAAAAACCATATcttaatatcatatttaaattgtccgcaagtattcagttactcacacagcggccattttgctttttaacgtattattttttttctaaataatggttgaacatacgaaattgaaactttgcactatcatttatatataacaactagacaaagctaaaaaaattatgataatttttcaaattcataaaacagaatggcggccatttaaaatgttgtttcttaaataactcagaaaccgttgattttacaaaaactttacaagagTAAAAAACACATACGAAGCATAAACAGTCataatatttagttttttaAACAGAGGTCGACAATGTGCTCTACTATCTACTTTACAAATGATCCTTATGGCCCTTTGTTGTACAACAAAAAGTTTCTTCATATTGGTATCTCTACCCCATGCCAAAATACCACACAACAGGTGTGATTGAATGTAAGCATGATATACAGCTACCAACACATCAATGCTAACAATATTTCTCAATCTACATACCATAAAAATGCCTCTAGATATTTTCATACccaatgaaaaatatgattttcccaTTTCACATTACTCTGCAATGTGATGCCATGAAATATGACATAACTAATATCTGTCTTACAACCCAAGTCAAAATCTAACAACTCGGTCTTATCTCGATTGAGACCAAGAACGTTAGCAGCTGTCCAGTCCTCAATAGTCGCATTAATCTGCCCCAATACATTCAAATTGGTAATAATCTTTTCACACTTAATCTGGACTGCcagatcatcagcaaacataaaAGCCTTAATATCTCCATTACTTCTAGCAGCTGGCAAGTCATTAGTATAACCAATGAAAAGTCTAGGTCCAAGTGTGGAACCCTGGGGTACACCTGTCTGAACCttcaaaaaatgagaaagagaacCCTTATAAAAAGAAGCCTGAAATCTATCACTTAAATAggaaatcaatttttataaattaatgatgATGGAAGAAACTGTTATGTACATTACGGGAGAAAATTAAGAATTTTTCTTCCTCGGGGAAGTTGTAGCCCTTGGCTTCGCCGCTGGCTCCAAAGGTAACCAGCAAAAATCTTGATTTTCTCCCTAGAAGTACAAATAACCCATTTATTATTGCTAAAActcttaatattattctttttcgccacactgcacagaaagcagctgttttccagtccctaaaACATAGTCccaaagacattgtttgcagacgactctcgtctgacgtcagaacaggtttctttccggcctaggccggaaagagtaccctttccagccgctaacatggaactaagaaaggtgatcaaaaaccgctgatcaaaaaacttttcattatttgtgttcattattcaataattaaaacatttataataatatcatcttattgtcatttgtaagaataaaaaagtataaactcaacctcccacataattgaacatcatcttttaggttatttagacaaatcagaataaaaaataaaaatacttttcctgatattcagattacctcagatttgctagagctatcaccttccacttctgctttcggaagtgcttagtaaacaactattctcatatatatatattgtttatttttgtgtggcgaaaaatagcgttcgcaccaggggcaaaaatgtttttccggctctcaatcttttctagtcctcggcctacggcctcggacttgaaaaccgatttcgagccggaaaagtctcattttcggccctaggtgcgaaatatactattgcttttattttttcaatgttttcatcgGATTCCCAAAAATAGAGAAATTATTAGCTCTGCTAAGCACCGACTTCATTAAATGATATGAATTGTAAAATTAATTGAACCTTCACAATgcatgaaataataattctacatgGATTGGATATTTTTGGATAGAAAAGTAACCTTACAAGTAACCTGGAACTCAATTTCACAGAACTAATGTTTTTGAAGTCTTATTAAAAAGGGGTTGGAAAATTAATTCTACCAGTAACACCTTATCAAATTTAACAACATTACTTCAGTTATACACCCATATACACCTTATGGGTATAAACACCCATAAGTATTTACTGGTATGACATAGATGATACACACCTTTTTTTAGTCCAGTCGAATACGAAAGCCATATATAATGAAATCAATACTAGAAATACGGATATTGGCACAGTAATTCCAGCGCCATTATGGAAGCTTGTGCAGCAGTATCGCCACATATTTCCAATAACTTCATTGGTCAGATCCAACATTTTGAATCTGCAAAAAGCCAAATCAATCATGCAATAAATATAACATACTGTAATTAAGGctaatcaatataatttttgtaactaCCGTATTGTTATGCCTTGTAATGAAGGCATACTGTAATTAAGGCTACCGCAGGACGTAGTTCAAAAATTGCCACCATGTAGCGCATTAAAATTTTGCAAACTACAAAATGCTATTTTCCCCTTACCATTGGAgtaaaattgaaaactgatttgTACTTGTATAGGTGCGCCACGAACACTcgcatttcaattttataatattcgtCTTGTTCTGAGAGTTCGAATGGGATCTATCTATAAAACACAAATACATatgtaatagtgtgaatattgaattggtattattgtagttgtttttgtgtatcttatatttttttcaggtttttgaactggaatgaacttcgatttttactgtttgttgaaccctgcggTTTTAGTGTGAGAactgactctgtcttgtttgaatttgctaacttgttgcttagttgtggaaattaaagcaattttcgtgcatttttgaaatgcagtttcaatttcttggcgaaaaagctactgtatttgggaattgtacgaccattgacctttttgcaactttggcttttccactggaagttaggctcaacgctcgtggaggggggataattttcagtgaaaaggccacacaCAGTTCGAATTGAAACGTAATCAGAAAAACAtaatgtaacggtgtgcga
Coding sequences within it:
- the LOC111057307 gene encoding uncharacterized protein LOC111057307, with the protein product MLDLTNEVIGNMWRYCCTSFHNGAGITVPISVFLVLISLYMAFVFDWTKKRETSLQAIPENYAMKLNYTEAVPKHHTMCNHRLSGRHVLGCVQCEQYAKGVRVSITDLKYMKLH